A genomic region of Salinibacter pepae contains the following coding sequences:
- a CDS encoding ABC transporter permease: protein MQLDLGGAFASLINWIQNNFGPLLDGIELVIGATIQGAKDVLLFLPSWAMIVLFTALAWWVASRGVAVFTVVGLTLLEDVEIALFGMEIAFGMGLWEFAMQTLALIATATLISLLVGIPVGIWAAKNDVVDAIVRPVLDFMQTMPAFVYLIPAVVLFGLGAVPGVIATFIFATPPCVRLTNLGIRQVSEEAVEAAESFGSTPSQMLFKVELPMALPTILAGVNQTVLLALSMVVIAALIGAGGLGDPVVEGIQQLRIGVGFEGGLAIVILAIFLDRITQAVGEKAGASTQPTTG from the coding sequence ATGCAATTGGACCTCGGCGGCGCCTTTGCGTCCCTCATCAATTGGATTCAGAACAACTTCGGTCCGCTTCTCGACGGGATTGAGCTCGTGATCGGAGCGACCATCCAGGGGGCGAAGGACGTACTGCTCTTCCTCCCAAGCTGGGCGATGATCGTGCTCTTTACCGCCCTCGCGTGGTGGGTGGCGTCCCGCGGCGTGGCCGTCTTTACGGTCGTCGGGCTGACCCTCCTGGAGGACGTCGAGATTGCCCTGTTCGGGATGGAGATTGCCTTCGGCATGGGGCTGTGGGAGTTTGCGATGCAGACCCTCGCCCTTATCGCCACGGCGACGCTAATCTCGCTCCTCGTGGGCATTCCCGTGGGCATCTGGGCGGCGAAAAACGACGTGGTGGACGCGATCGTCCGGCCGGTGCTCGACTTCATGCAGACAATGCCGGCGTTCGTGTACCTGATTCCGGCCGTTGTGCTCTTCGGGCTGGGGGCAGTGCCGGGCGTGATCGCCACCTTTATCTTCGCCACGCCCCCGTGCGTGCGCCTGACCAACCTCGGCATCCGCCAGGTGTCGGAGGAGGCCGTGGAGGCGGCGGAGTCCTTCGGGTCCACCCCGAGCCAGATGCTCTTCAAGGTGGAGCTGCCGATGGCCCTGCCCACCATCCTGGCGGGCGTGAACCAGACGGTGCTCCTGGCCCTGTCGATGGTCGTAATCGCCGCGCTCATTGGGGCGGGCGGGCTCGGGGACCCGGTCGTGGAAGGCATCCAGCAGCTGCGCATCGGGGTCGGGTTTGAGGGGGGACTGGCCATCGTCATTCTGGCGATTTTTCTGGACCGCATCACGCAGGCCGTGGGGGAGAAGGCCGGCGCCTCGACCCAGCCCACGACCGGGTGA
- a CDS encoding glycine betaine ABC transporter substrate-binding protein: MNLSSTSLRSFIAVVAAVGLLGTGLAGCGGGGGDSQDVSRKMNMVTVNWIEGMAFTYVQEQIMENQYDMEVDVREVGGGGIAFSSVAEGDRDYFNEAWLPTTHQDPWSKAQGNAAKLGYTYKGTSVGLTVPAYMDISSVSELENYRDELGGEINGIESGAAVNDQTRTILENNGLDGFSVVASSGPATWQALENAVNNEQPIVVTGWYPHWKWGSFDLKYLEGAQTGQSPVFGNPEDVFKIVDNEFTEEFPKEVVCFLKVSEVTDEEIESLMGDFRNRGDMSKREAANQWIEDHQEDVNAWTKQAEECAASDGAVETLPDDATFSREQST, translated from the coding sequence ATGAATCTTTCTTCGACATCACTCCGCTCGTTCATCGCCGTGGTCGCGGCCGTTGGTCTCCTCGGGACCGGGCTTGCCGGCTGCGGCGGGGGCGGCGGGGACAGCCAGGACGTATCGCGCAAGATGAACATGGTCACGGTGAACTGGATCGAGGGGATGGCTTTCACCTACGTCCAGGAGCAGATCATGGAAAACCAGTACGACATGGAGGTTGACGTCCGGGAGGTGGGCGGCGGCGGCATCGCCTTCTCGTCGGTGGCCGAGGGGGACCGCGACTACTTCAACGAGGCGTGGCTCCCCACGACCCACCAGGACCCGTGGAGCAAGGCGCAGGGAAATGCCGCCAAGCTGGGGTACACCTACAAGGGCACCTCGGTGGGCCTGACCGTGCCGGCGTACATGGACATCTCCAGCGTCTCAGAGCTGGAAAACTACCGCGACGAGCTCGGTGGCGAGATCAACGGCATCGAGTCCGGCGCGGCGGTCAACGACCAGACGCGCACGATTCTTGAGAACAACGGCCTCGACGGGTTCTCGGTCGTGGCGTCCAGCGGCCCGGCGACGTGGCAGGCCCTGGAGAACGCGGTCAACAACGAGCAGCCCATCGTCGTTACGGGCTGGTACCCGCACTGGAAGTGGGGCTCGTTTGACCTGAAGTACCTCGAAGGGGCGCAGACCGGTCAGTCGCCCGTCTTCGGAAACCCCGAGGATGTCTTCAAGATCGTGGACAACGAGTTCACGGAGGAGTTTCCGAAGGAGGTCGTGTGCTTCCTGAAGGTCTCGGAGGTGACCGACGAAGAGATTGAGAGCCTCATGGGCGACTTCCGCAACCGCGGCGACATGAGCAAGCGGGAGGCCGCCAACCAGTGGATTGAAGACCATCAGGAGGACGTCAACGCCTGGACCAAGCAGGCCGAGGAGTGCGCTGCGTCCGACGGCGCGGTGGAGACGCTCCCGGACGACGCCACGTTCTCGCGCGAGCAGAGCACGTAG
- a CDS encoding glycine betaine ABC transporter substrate-binding protein encodes MKRLITAARALCRSYCAAAVAASLLALGTMGCGGDASDSAGGGASASSPPLKMVTVNWIEGLAMSYMQAQVLEDSLNVPVDLKEAQGGGIAFSSVAEGDRDFFNEAWLPTTHQNSWGDLQGQLQKLGYTYRGTSGGLVVPAYMDLRSAANIGEYREALGEKIYGIEAGSPTNDNIRQVLDQHGIEGFSVVAASGPATWQRLRSAIQDRQPIIVAGWKPHWKWSAFDLRYLQEGKTNQSPAYGPPEDIFTVVDNQFIDEFPKEAVCFLQKFEVTDQQIGSLMNTFRTRGDMSKSGAAEQWVRNHPEHVTQWLDQAEACAASDEAVTPLPDDATHSRDQEA; translated from the coding sequence ATGAAACGACTCATCACTGCGGCACGCGCCCTGTGCCGCTCGTACTGCGCGGCGGCCGTTGCCGCGTCGCTCCTTGCGCTGGGCACAATGGGCTGTGGGGGGGATGCCTCCGACAGCGCCGGTGGTGGCGCGTCGGCATCGTCGCCCCCCCTGAAGATGGTGACGGTGAACTGGATTGAGGGCCTCGCCATGAGCTACATGCAGGCCCAGGTGCTGGAGGACAGCCTAAACGTGCCGGTGGACCTGAAGGAGGCCCAGGGCGGCGGCATCGCCTTTTCGTCGGTGGCGGAGGGGGATCGGGACTTTTTCAACGAGGCCTGGCTCCCCACCACGCACCAAAACTCGTGGGGCGACCTCCAGGGCCAACTCCAGAAGCTCGGCTACACGTACCGGGGCACCTCGGGCGGGCTCGTGGTGCCGGCGTACATGGACCTCCGCTCGGCGGCCAACATCGGCGAGTACCGCGAGGCGCTCGGCGAAAAGATCTACGGCATTGAGGCCGGCTCCCCCACCAACGACAACATCCGCCAGGTGCTGGACCAGCACGGCATCGAGGGCTTCTCGGTGGTGGCGGCCAGCGGCCCGGCCACGTGGCAGCGCCTCCGAAGCGCCATTCAGGACCGCCAGCCGATCATCGTGGCGGGGTGGAAGCCGCACTGGAAGTGGAGCGCGTTTGACCTTCGGTACCTCCAGGAGGGGAAGACGAACCAGTCGCCCGCCTACGGGCCGCCGGAGGACATCTTCACGGTCGTCGACAACCAGTTCATCGACGAGTTTCCGAAAGAGGCCGTCTGCTTCCTGCAAAAGTTTGAGGTGACCGACCAGCAGATCGGCAGCCTCATGAACACGTTTCGCACCCGCGGCGACATGAGCAAGAGCGGGGCCGCCGAGCAGTGGGTGCGGAACCACCCGGAGCACGTCACCCAATGGCTCGACCAGGCCGAGGCGTGTGCCGCCTCGGACGAGGCCGTGACGCCCCTTCCGGACGACGCGACCCACTCCCGCGATCAGGAGGCGTAG
- a CDS encoding TIGR00341 family protein: MALRLIDLYHPDTDDALDVPDAPHDVLGHWTYAIDDGQRVDRLLMEVEDTEPFLDWVEGTAITEYRVVIQAVEATLPRPEVDADEGETRAGGEAAEEEDEESAARVGRAELYEYARDATDVSSYYYALIALSVIVAAGGMLRNQTAVVIGAMVIAPLVGPNLALALGTTLGDLDLLRQSAWANVTGLALALGGALGLGGVMAVDPATGELAGRTVIGIADIALAGAAGAAGALAVTRGGATGLVGVMVAVALLPPAVATGLLLGAGHPDPALRAALLTVTNVVALNLAAVCTFLLLGVRPRDWRDVAQARTSTRIALVLWGSALAVLALLLWQFA; the protein is encoded by the coding sequence ATGGCCCTCCGCCTGATCGACCTCTACCACCCGGACACGGACGACGCCCTCGACGTGCCCGACGCCCCCCACGACGTGCTCGGGCACTGGACCTACGCGATCGACGATGGGCAGCGCGTGGACCGCCTGCTCATGGAGGTGGAGGACACCGAGCCGTTCCTGGATTGGGTGGAGGGCACGGCGATCACCGAGTATCGGGTGGTGATCCAGGCCGTGGAGGCGACGCTGCCGCGGCCCGAGGTGGACGCGGACGAAGGGGAGACGCGGGCAGGCGGTGAGGCCGCCGAGGAGGAGGACGAAGAGAGCGCCGCGCGGGTGGGGCGGGCCGAGCTCTACGAGTACGCCCGCGACGCGACGGACGTCTCCAGCTACTACTACGCGCTCATCGCCCTTTCGGTGATCGTCGCGGCCGGGGGCATGCTGCGGAACCAGACCGCCGTGGTGATCGGGGCCATGGTGATCGCGCCCCTCGTCGGCCCCAACCTGGCCCTCGCGCTCGGCACCACCCTCGGGGACCTGGACCTGCTCAGGCAGTCCGCCTGGGCAAACGTGACGGGGCTGGCCTTGGCCCTCGGCGGGGCCTTGGGCCTCGGGGGCGTCATGGCGGTCGACCCGGCTACGGGCGAGCTGGCGGGGCGCACGGTCATCGGGATCGCCGACATCGCGCTGGCCGGCGCGGCGGGGGCGGCCGGGGCGCTGGCGGTCACTCGGGGCGGGGCCACGGGCCTTGTGGGGGTGATGGTGGCGGTGGCGCTGCTGCCCCCCGCCGTGGCCACGGGCCTCCTGCTTGGGGCGGGGCATCCCGACCCGGCCCTCCGGGCGGCCCTGCTCACGGTGACCAATGTCGTCGCCCTCAATCTGGCGGCGGTGTGCACGTTTTTGCTGCTCGGTGTGCGGCCCCGCGACTGGCGCGACGTGGCGCAGGCCCGCACCTCCACCCGCATCGCCCTCGTGCTCTGGGGCAGTGCCCTGGCCGTGCTTGCGCTCCTCCTCTGGCAGTTTGCCTAA
- a CDS encoding MFS transporter codes for MPDTKTSNPYLILFALWLMMFSASSQLIIMVPILPEIAATLGVNAFWQGMLLTAYALSLGVSALITGPASDRIGRRLILLYGTILMAVTLTLHTVAESYVLLFSMRLLAGIGGGMLTSGSVAYVGDYFPYEQRGWANGWVMSGTAFGQVAGIPIGKVLATGFGYRWPFLMFAVPMAVSAVLIWLYVPQPDADLDDQRLTPARLVEKYRAVLRGSDAVNAVASYLLMFSGFGLFTSFLPSWLESTVGVSSYEIALLFAIGGTANILASPLGGRLSDRIGRKPIVVWASLALGLLMAFAPLYITGFLIAAVLFFLAMGLIGIRVGPLQSLITALVPDRQRGLLMGLAMSVGQAGFGFGSFVASITYGPYGFFSNAVGGALAMIGMAGLVHWGLPEPPLASVEEPPPDAPSVAEAP; via the coding sequence GTGCCCGACACGAAAACCTCGAACCCGTACCTGATCCTCTTTGCGCTCTGGCTGATGATGTTCTCGGCCAGCAGCCAGTTGATCATCATGGTGCCCATTCTCCCGGAGATCGCGGCGACGCTTGGGGTGAACGCGTTCTGGCAGGGCATGCTGCTCACGGCCTACGCGCTCTCGCTGGGGGTGTCGGCCCTCATTACGGGCCCGGCGTCCGACCGCATTGGGCGCCGGCTCATTCTGCTGTACGGGACCATCCTGATGGCCGTCACGCTCACCCTCCACACGGTGGCGGAGAGCTACGTCCTGCTGTTCTCGATGCGCCTGCTGGCGGGCATCGGGGGCGGCATGCTCACCAGCGGCTCGGTGGCCTACGTGGGGGACTACTTTCCGTACGAGCAGCGCGGCTGGGCCAACGGGTGGGTGATGAGCGGCACCGCCTTCGGGCAGGTGGCCGGCATCCCGATCGGCAAGGTGCTCGCAACCGGCTTCGGCTACCGGTGGCCCTTCCTCATGTTTGCGGTGCCCATGGCCGTCTCGGCCGTCCTGATCTGGCTGTACGTCCCGCAGCCGGACGCCGACCTCGACGACCAGCGGCTCACGCCGGCCCGCCTCGTGGAGAAGTACCGGGCGGTGCTTCGGGGCTCCGACGCCGTCAACGCCGTCGCGTCGTACCTCCTCATGTTCTCCGGCTTCGGGCTCTTCACGTCGTTCCTCCCCAGCTGGCTCGAATCCACGGTGGGCGTGTCGAGCTACGAGATTGCCCTCCTCTTCGCCATCGGGGGCACCGCCAACATTCTCGCGTCCCCGCTCGGGGGGCGCCTCTCGGACCGGATCGGGCGCAAGCCGATCGTGGTGTGGGCGTCCCTGGCGCTGGGCCTCCTCATGGCGTTTGCCCCGCTCTACATCACGGGCTTCCTCATCGCGGCCGTGCTCTTTTTCCTGGCCATGGGCCTGATCGGGATCCGCGTGGGGCCGCTGCAGTCGCTTATCACGGCGCTCGTGCCGGACCGCCAGCGGGGTCTCCTCATGGGCCTCGCCATGAGCGTGGGCCAGGCCGGGTTCGGGTTCGGCAGCTTCGTGGCCAGCATCACGTACGGCCCCTACGGCTTCTTCAGCAATGCCGTCGGCGGCGCGCTCGCGATGATCGGCATGGCCGGCCTCGTGCACTGGGGCCTCCCGGAGCCGCCGCTCGCCTCGGTGGAGGAGCCCCCGCCCGACGCCCCGAGTGTCGCGGAGGCGCCGTAG
- a CDS encoding TonB-dependent receptor: MSESWMRRLVAAALIVLMGIGPHAAVAQDAASAGVVTGVVVEKQRGAPLPGANVTIEGTTTGTSTDLDGRYRIDDLEPGTYNLVVSFVGFQQKTVTGVEVTSGETTTLDVALAGETEQLDEVVVQAQAARDSEAGLLKKRARAATVVDAISAETIGKSASSTAASAIKKVTGASVTDGTFVNVRGLGGRYVNAQLNGAELPSASPNTNSVPLDLFPAGLLDNIVTSKTFTPDKPGNYTGGNVNLSTKSFPDERTLSFSTSVTYNSEVQFDTVLRPDGGLDEIPAMVPSLPEGELTAENQPIPPYFGANQQEQQFLDEVTRAFSKGKVTPQRRSGPINQGYSASYGDQFQVFGDTPLGLVTGVTYSRSTSASRDRRSAAAGAGGGAGVSTEFRLTGESGSTEEVLGGIANFTLNPHPNHQLSFNTLYNRSEQKSAVFLSGRIPRDDDSRTFNRRRIEPIDRTVWNLQAKGEHMLGSDGSNTPRLTWSSSYSQTTQDESDVRFFTDDFLPERNVHRIALSVYEAPTRYFRNLKESTWSNDLSVSVPFGPGSVEVGGSYLRKERVLEERRFVYGNLDSPNYEGAPDTYFGECIGLIGTDGCDTGPYQNADRPDLGVVIQERTANQNNLAGNRTAGGGFAMVDTDVPGVADLRFIGGLRVEYTDQFVETRDGQTGRIETTDLLPSANLVYALRENMNVRAAYGRTIARPTFREFSPSTYYDFQRQEIFDGSPNLERTLVHNLDLRWEWFTGPGELFAVSGYFKSFDAPIERVVVEQAINREVTYQNQQSAQVYGVEIEARKRLGFLADPLRHLEVGGNLTLTESSVTDASGQDLGRPLEGQSPYLINADVSYDNPELGTTVSVFYNYFDDRLDTIERENQPDQYERGRHTIDVVASQALPFGVEMKGSVKNLLNEETEIYQDFSGNAFTTVRYRTGRTISVGFTYNL, encoded by the coding sequence ATGTCCGAGTCTTGGATGCGACGCCTGGTCGCTGCGGCCCTGATCGTGCTGATGGGAATCGGTCCCCACGCCGCCGTGGCGCAGGACGCGGCATCGGCTGGAGTCGTCACAGGGGTGGTCGTGGAGAAGCAGCGTGGAGCGCCCCTTCCGGGAGCGAACGTAACGATCGAGGGGACCACGACGGGCACGTCGACGGACCTCGATGGGCGGTACCGCATCGACGACCTCGAGCCGGGGACCTATAATCTCGTCGTCTCTTTCGTCGGCTTTCAGCAGAAGACGGTGACGGGGGTAGAGGTGACGTCCGGAGAGACGACCACCCTCGATGTTGCGCTTGCCGGGGAGACCGAACAGCTCGATGAAGTCGTGGTCCAGGCCCAGGCGGCCCGGGACTCCGAGGCGGGCCTGCTCAAGAAGCGAGCGAGGGCGGCGACCGTCGTGGATGCCATCAGCGCCGAGACGATCGGGAAATCAGCGAGTTCGACCGCGGCGAGCGCCATCAAAAAGGTGACGGGGGCGTCGGTGACGGACGGGACGTTCGTGAACGTGCGCGGCCTGGGGGGGCGCTACGTCAACGCACAACTCAACGGCGCGGAGCTGCCCAGTGCGAGCCCGAACACCAATTCGGTGCCGCTCGACCTCTTTCCCGCCGGCCTGCTCGACAACATCGTCACGAGCAAGACCTTCACCCCCGATAAACCAGGGAACTATACGGGCGGAAACGTCAACCTGAGCACCAAGTCGTTTCCAGACGAGCGCACCCTGTCGTTCTCGACGTCGGTCACCTACAACAGCGAGGTGCAGTTCGACACTGTTCTCCGCCCGGACGGGGGATTGGACGAGATCCCGGCCATGGTTCCGTCGTTGCCGGAGGGGGAGCTCACGGCCGAGAACCAGCCCATCCCGCCCTACTTCGGGGCCAATCAGCAGGAACAGCAGTTTCTCGATGAGGTCACGCGAGCCTTCAGCAAAGGAAAGGTGACCCCCCAACGGCGCTCGGGCCCCATCAACCAGGGGTATTCCGCCTCCTACGGCGATCAGTTCCAGGTCTTCGGCGATACGCCACTCGGCCTCGTGACGGGCGTCACGTACAGCCGAAGCACCAGCGCGTCCCGGGACCGGCGTTCGGCGGCGGCGGGCGCCGGGGGAGGGGCCGGCGTTTCTACCGAATTTCGCCTCACGGGAGAAAGTGGCTCCACGGAAGAGGTGCTCGGCGGGATTGCGAATTTTACCCTGAACCCACACCCCAACCATCAACTCTCGTTCAACACCCTGTACAACCGCTCGGAGCAAAAATCGGCGGTTTTCCTGTCCGGGCGGATTCCTCGTGACGACGACTCTCGTACTTTCAACCGCCGCCGCATTGAGCCCATCGACCGGACGGTGTGGAATCTACAGGCCAAGGGGGAGCACATGCTCGGGAGTGACGGCAGCAACACTCCTCGTCTCACGTGGAGCTCGTCGTACTCGCAGACCACGCAGGATGAATCGGACGTCCGCTTCTTCACGGACGACTTTCTCCCCGAGCGCAACGTGCACCGCATCGCGCTCTCGGTCTACGAAGCACCCACCCGGTACTTCCGGAATCTCAAAGAGTCCACCTGGAGCAACGACCTGTCTGTGTCGGTGCCGTTTGGGCCCGGCAGTGTAGAGGTCGGAGGAAGCTACCTGCGCAAGGAGCGAGTCCTTGAGGAACGACGGTTTGTCTACGGAAACTTGGATTCCCCCAACTACGAGGGCGCTCCCGATACCTACTTCGGCGAGTGCATCGGCCTCATCGGTACGGATGGTTGCGATACCGGCCCCTACCAGAACGCCGACCGGCCGGATCTCGGGGTTGTCATTCAGGAGCGCACGGCGAACCAGAATAACCTCGCTGGCAACCGCACGGCCGGCGGCGGATTCGCGATGGTCGACACGGACGTGCCCGGCGTCGCGGACCTGCGGTTCATCGGCGGCCTCCGCGTCGAATACACCGACCAGTTCGTGGAGACGCGGGACGGACAGACCGGACGGATCGAAACGACCGACCTCCTCCCGTCTGCCAATCTCGTCTATGCGCTCCGCGAAAACATGAACGTGCGGGCCGCCTATGGGCGCACGATTGCCCGGCCTACGTTCCGCGAGTTTTCGCCGTCTACGTACTACGACTTCCAGCGACAGGAAATTTTTGACGGAAGCCCCAACCTCGAGCGGACGCTCGTGCACAATCTTGATCTCCGCTGGGAGTGGTTCACGGGGCCCGGCGAGCTGTTCGCAGTGAGCGGATATTTCAAGTCGTTTGACGCCCCCATCGAGCGGGTGGTCGTGGAGCAGGCGATCAATCGGGAGGTGACCTACCAGAACCAGCAGAGTGCCCAGGTCTACGGCGTCGAGATCGAGGCCCGGAAGCGCCTCGGCTTCCTGGCCGACCCGCTTCGGCACCTGGAGGTCGGCGGCAACCTCACGCTCACTGAGTCCTCGGTCACGGACGCGTCGGGGCAGGATCTGGGCCGGCCCCTGGAGGGACAGTCACCCTACCTGATCAATGCCGACGTGTCGTACGACAACCCAGAGCTGGGGACCACGGTCTCGGTCTTTTACAACTACTTCGACGACCGGCTCGATACGATTGAGCGGGAGAACCAGCCGGACCAATATGAGCGGGGGCGCCACACGATCGACGTGGTGGCCTCGCAGGCCCTTCCGTTTGGGGTCGAGATGAAGGGGTCCGTCAAAAACCTGCTCAACGAGGAGACCGAGATCTACCAGGACTTTTCGGGCAACGCGTTTACGACGGTCCGGTACAGGACCGGTCGTACAATCTCGGTTGGATTCACCTACAACCTGTAG
- a CDS encoding T9SS C-terminal target domain-containing protein translates to MRTYVQLGVAALLLPALVFLTGCDSSGGGMEDPETNDPSSAANLANYDTTETAIVFNEEGNDLGVVPSNQDVIDNNANVRSNYVKWTSDNTYHLDGRTFVNPGDTLEIEPGTVVKGIPNQDPTNASVLVVANGGTIIADGNPGSDDPSQADPIIFTTREDDVSAPNDLSAGLDGAWGGVIILGNGPKNFPGSRNVEGIPSDVSRASFGSSSPDPQHDAGTFRFASIRYGGISIGQGNEINGLTMGALGAGTTIEYVEVFNNQDDGFEWFGGNVNGRYLLSSRNGDDSFDIDQGYSGNLQFLLAIQTPNRGDRTGEHDSGDDGYGGNSGATGEGDTPISDPQIYNATYIGSGPNGSGDVGLKLRDNFGGNYFNSIFYDFPLQLIEVENKTDDQGNDIGPDARDRWESSQEPGRLTVESSIAWKFQSVSDASAPFEDLVENGGSWGATVADDLENNYDVTYEDPGLSRSLGGTFQTVGVVPTGDVSGGQSPQGSYFESVTYKGAFDPGGSNWAKGWTFSDEVGMFE, encoded by the coding sequence ATGCGCACCTACGTCCAGTTGGGAGTGGCGGCCCTTCTCCTGCCCGCCCTGGTCTTCCTCACCGGCTGCGACAGCAGCGGAGGCGGAATGGAAGATCCAGAAACGAACGATCCGTCCTCCGCGGCCAACCTGGCCAATTACGACACCACGGAGACGGCCATTGTCTTCAACGAGGAGGGGAATGACCTCGGCGTGGTGCCGAGCAATCAGGACGTTATCGACAACAACGCGAACGTCCGCTCCAACTACGTGAAGTGGACGAGTGACAACACGTATCATCTCGACGGGCGGACCTTCGTCAACCCGGGGGACACGCTCGAAATCGAACCGGGGACCGTCGTGAAGGGCATCCCGAACCAGGACCCGACGAACGCGAGCGTGCTCGTGGTCGCGAACGGCGGAACGATCATCGCCGACGGCAACCCCGGCAGCGACGATCCCAGCCAGGCGGACCCGATTATCTTCACGACCCGAGAGGACGACGTGAGCGCCCCGAACGATCTCTCGGCGGGCCTCGACGGCGCCTGGGGCGGCGTGATTATCCTGGGCAACGGCCCGAAGAACTTTCCGGGCTCGCGCAACGTGGAGGGCATTCCGAGCGACGTGAGCCGCGCCTCCTTCGGGAGCAGCAGTCCGGACCCGCAGCACGACGCGGGCACCTTCCGTTTCGCCTCGATCCGGTACGGCGGGATCTCCATCGGCCAGGGCAACGAGATTAACGGCCTTACGATGGGGGCGCTGGGTGCCGGCACCACGATCGAGTACGTCGAGGTCTTCAACAACCAGGACGATGGCTTCGAGTGGTTTGGCGGCAACGTCAACGGTCGGTACCTCCTGTCCTCCCGCAACGGGGACGACTCCTTCGACATCGACCAGGGCTACAGCGGGAACCTTCAGTTCCTCCTCGCCATCCAGACGCCGAACCGCGGCGACCGCACCGGAGAGCACGACAGTGGCGACGACGGATACGGGGGCAACAGTGGCGCGACTGGAGAAGGCGACACGCCGATCTCCGACCCGCAAATTTACAACGCCACGTACATTGGCTCGGGGCCGAATGGCTCGGGCGACGTCGGGTTGAAGCTCCGGGACAATTTCGGCGGCAACTACTTCAACTCGATTTTCTACGACTTCCCGCTTCAACTCATCGAGGTCGAGAATAAAACAGACGACCAGGGGAACGACATCGGCCCCGACGCTCGGGACCGCTGGGAGTCGAGCCAAGAGCCGGGCCGGCTGACGGTCGAGAGCAGCATCGCCTGGAAGTTTCAGTCGGTGTCGGACGCCAGCGCTCCCTTCGAAGACCTCGTCGAGAACGGCGGATCGTGGGGGGCGACGGTGGCCGACGACCTCGAAAACAACTACGACGTGACGTACGAGGACCCGGGCCTCTCGCGCTCGCTGGGCGGCACCTTCCAGACGGTGGGCGTGGTCCCGACCGGTGACGTCAGCGGGGGACAGTCTCCGCAGGGCAGCTACTTCGAGTCGGTGACCTACAAGGGCGCCTTCGACCCAGGGGGCAGCAACTGGGCGAAGGGCTGGACCTTCTCCGACGAGGTTGGAATGTTCGAGTAG
- a CDS encoding glycosyltransferase family protein translates to MSHPPCTGDAMALRCLFVVQGEGRGHLTQAMALRRLLRDAGHRVAGVVVGKSDDQAVPAFFRAAFEAPVTDVESPGFVSDDADRSVRPWATLRRALGRTPTYWRSLSALDAAIRRHDPDVVVNFFEPLMGLHAVTHSPSVPVVAVAHQYMFLHPAYQFPPGRRDKRWAARAFARLTACGASRRLALSLYPAPDRSQDDLAVLPPLLRPGVFRQPRDRTEPFVLVYILNSGYADEVIRWHEQNPTVPLHCFWDRPDAAPVEAYDETLTFHQLDDEKFLRLMARCRGFVSTAGFESIAEAMYLGTPVQVVPVEGHYEQRCNAVDAVRAGAGVRSTQFDIGHLRAALARGSTPEARFQAWVRQGRHRFVRELEAAARRPVTGSLGPRVAERILEAA, encoded by the coding sequence ATGTCCCACCCACCATGCACCGGCGACGCAATGGCGCTGCGCTGTCTTTTTGTCGTCCAGGGCGAGGGCCGCGGCCACCTCACGCAGGCGATGGCCCTGCGGCGCCTGCTCCGGGACGCCGGGCATCGGGTCGCCGGGGTCGTCGTGGGCAAGAGCGACGACCAGGCGGTGCCGGCCTTCTTCCGGGCGGCGTTCGAGGCCCCCGTCACGGACGTCGAGAGCCCGGGCTTCGTGTCGGACGACGCGGACCGCTCGGTGCGGCCGTGGGCCACGCTGCGCCGGGCGCTCGGGCGCACGCCGACCTACTGGCGCAGCCTGTCGGCCCTCGACGCCGCCATCAGGCGCCACGACCCGGACGTGGTGGTAAATTTCTTTGAGCCCCTGATGGGCCTCCACGCTGTGACGCATTCGCCGTCCGTGCCGGTCGTGGCGGTGGCCCACCAGTATATGTTTTTGCACCCCGCCTACCAATTTCCGCCGGGGCGCAGGGACAAACGGTGGGCGGCCCGCGCGTTTGCCCGCCTCACGGCCTGCGGCGCCTCGCGGCGCCTCGCGCTCTCGCTCTACCCGGCCCCCGATCGGTCCCAGGACGACCTGGCGGTGCTGCCGCCGCTCCTGCGGCCGGGCGTGTTTCGGCAGCCCCGAGACCGAACCGAGCCCTTCGTTCTCGTCTACATCCTGAACAGCGGGTACGCCGACGAGGTGATCCGGTGGCACGAGCAGAACCCGACGGTGCCGCTCCACTGCTTCTGGGACCGGCCGGACGCGGCCCCTGTGGAGGCCTACGACGAGACGCTGACCTTCCACCAGCTCGACGACGAGAAATTCCTCCGCCTCATGGCCCGGTGCCGCGGCTTCGTGTCCACCGCCGGCTTTGAGTCGATCGCGGAGGCGATGTACCTGGGGACGCCGGTTCAGGTGGTGCCGGTGGAGGGGCACTACGAGCAACGCTGCAATGCCGTCGACGCGGTGCGGGCCGGCGCGGGGGTGCGCAGCACGCAATTCGACATTGGGCACCTCCGGGCTGCGCTGGCCCGCGGATCGACCCCCGAGGCGCGCTTCCAGGCGTGGGTGCGGCAGGGGCGCCACCGGTTCGTGCGGGAGCTTGAGGCGGCCGCCCGCCGCCCTGTCACCGGGTCGTTGGGGCCGCGGGTGGCGGAGCGAATTCTCGAGGCGGCCTGA